CGGCGTCGTTGTGGACTCCGACACCACCTACGAGTACAACGAATCGTGCAACAAAGCCCGAGCCGCTTTGCGAGCGATTGAGATGGCCCACACCGGCGAGTTGTTTGCTTAGTCGCGGATCGACGTACCGATCACGGTCGGATCAAGGATGCGCTGCGACCAGGTGCTGGAGTTGCCAGCCCGATCCACACTCGCAACACCAAAGGCGCGGAGGGCTTTCCCCGAACTCTTCAGCGGAAGAAGAATGCTCGTGGTGGTTGCGGGGACGATCCGCTTGGTCCAGGTCGTCCCAACCAGATAAGCCACCGTGTACCAGTTGGCGGCTTCGCTGCCGAACGGGGTCCAGGCGATTGTCTGTGTGCCGAGGCCGGTGTTTTGCGTGAGGGATACCAATGGCGGCAAAGGCGGAACGCCATCGATCCAGGTGTACGCCGGGATCAAAGCAGGCTCCTTGTACGTGTTGTTGGTGAACTCGTTGCGAAGCGTCGCCGTGTCTTGGACCGAGGAGATTCGGTAGTGGATGTTGCCCGTGACGCCAGCGTTCGAACGCGCCAGGTTAATCTGGTTGACCAACTCGGTCACGCTCCATGAGCCCGAGGCTACACTGCTCGCAGCATTGGCCACGTACACGTGACGCCCGGCGGTGTTCTGCTGAACCCACCAGTTCATGATCGTGCCGTGAGGCTGGTTGGTGCTGCCAATCGACCAGTAGATTTGCGGGGCAATGAAATCAATCCAGCCGCTCTGCATCCACTTTAAAGAGTCGGCGTACAACTCATCCACGGCGTTCAGGCCGATCACGGGCGATGGCATGCGCGGACGACCGTCCCCGGTGATGCCGTTGCTGCTGCGATAGATGCCGAACGGTGAAATCCCGAACTTCATGTGGGGCTTGATCTGCTTGATCGACAGATTGACTGACTGGACAAGATCGTTGACGTTTTTGATCCGCCACTCTTTCTTGGAAAGGGTCCCACCCGCGCCTTGGTACGCCGCGTAGGCGTCGGAGTCTGGGTAGTCCACGCTGTTGTAGGGGTACGGATAGAAGTAGTCGTCGAAGATCACTCCATCGATGTCGTACCGCGTGACGACATCGTTGATGACGTCCTTCGTTTGCTGCGCACCCGGACCGCTCGGATCGATCCAAACTGAGTTCGCAGTGGCACTCGTCGGGTAGAGGTCCGTGTATCCGGCCTTCTTCGAGATGTGGTTGGCTGGCGTGGTGGAGGTGCTGCTGCTGAGCGCGCGGTAAGGGTTGATCCACGCATACACCTGAATACCGCGGGCCTTGGCCTGGGTGATCCAATAGGTCAACGGATCGTACAGTGGGTTGGGCGCGGTCCCAAACGTGCCCCGCAGCATGGGCCCCCAAGGTTCGATCGTGCTGGAGTACAGCGAGTCGGCTTGGCTACGAACCTGGACGCAGACCGTGTTCACATTCATGGCCGCGCACATGTCGAGCATGTCGATCGCCTCCTGCTGCTGCTGCGCGGTTGTTCGCGTCGTGTTCGAAGGCCAGTCGAGGTTGAAAACGGTGGTGACCCACATGCCCCGCATTTCGCGGCTGAAGGTGGGCATCACATTGGTCGAAGACTGAAACACGCTGTCGTTGTTCTTCGAGGTCCCGGACTGGGCCCACGACGAAACAGCGGTTGCGGCGGCAACCGAGAGCAATGCAAAAGCGCGCTTGATCATCAGTCTTTCCAAGAAACACGCACCCACGGGCCGAGCACATTGGCTCGGTCTGTCAGTGCGACTCGAAGTGATTGTACGTCAACTTTCGGGGAACCTAGCCTTTGCACGGTCAATTCCGGTGAGGAGGCGGGGACAACACCCAGAATTCTGTCCCGTCCGTCCTTCGTCTCCACCAAAACCAACGATTTCAGACCAGCGATCCGCGGCGTGCCGTACTTGATCGTGATCGAGCCGTCCGCGTTAACACGCCCATTCACGCCCACCGGCGCAGGTACCGCCCCGCCGCTCAGCCACGGCGATGCCGGAGGCAAGGCTCGGTCTGCGTACTTGCCGGACCTGAGGGCATCGTTCACGCCCTTTGCGTTGCGCGTGAAAACCTTCATGCTGAAGTGGATGTTCCCTTCGGCCCCAGCCTTACGGGTGAGATCAATCTGGTTCTCGATCTCTGAGACGGGCCAACTCGCATCGGATCCGATTTGCCCAGTATAATTACCTGGAATCAGGTGACGTCCCTTGGTATTGTTCTCCAACCACCATTTCAGCAGCACCGGGTAGCTCTGCAGCTTCTGACCGATGGGCCAGTACAACTGCGGGGTCATGTAGTCCATCCAGCCGTTCTGAAGCCACTTGAGACAGTCTGCGTAGAGCGCGTCGTACTGGTCAATCCCTGCCGAGGTGCCTTCGGGAACCCCTGGTCGATAGATACCAAACGGGCTGATCCCAAACTGCACGTGACGCTTGGTCTTGTGGATCCCTGTGTACAGGCGCTGGATGAAGTCGTCCACCTGCTTTCGACGCCAGTCACCCTTGTTGAGCTTGCCGCCACTCGATTGGTACGCATCGAAGTTTTTCGCGTCGGGAAAGTCCACGAGCTTCTTGTCCGCATCGCGTACAGGGTACGGATAGAAGTAGTCGTCGATGTGAATGCCGTCGACGTCGTAGCGCTTCACCACATCGATCATCACGTCGTATGAGCGCTGCTGGACGAACGGCTCGCTCGGGTCCATCCACATGAAGGTCCCGTAGTCGCGGACTACCTCGGGGTGCATCTTGGCGATGTGCCCGGCGCTCGGATCGGCCTTGGCGGCTGGATGCCACGCGCGGTAAGGGTTGAACCAGGCGTGAAGCTCCATGCCCCGCTTGTGGCATTCGGCGATGATGAACTCAAGGGGATCCCAAGCTGGGTTCGGTGCCTTCCCGTCGGCACCGTTCAAATAGATGCTCCACGGTTCTAGAGCGGACTTGTACATGGCATCGGCGCTGGGGCGGACCTGGAAGACAATGGCGTTGAGCCGGAGGTTGTAGGCGGTCTCGACGATCTTGAGCAACTCGGCCTTTTGGTCTGCTGTGCTCAGGCCGCGCTTCGTGGGCCAGTCGATGTTGTCGACCGTAGCAACCCACACTCCGCGAAACTCGCGCGGGATCGTTGGCTCCGGGGTCTGCGAAACCATCATGGCTAATCCTCCGAGAATCCCTAACATCATCGTTCTATGCTCCCTTCAGCCTGGCGGGTATCGTTCAACCCAATGGAGAACGCGATCGCCGTCGGCCACGTTTCACTGAATCTTACTGAATTGACGCTACCGAATGGATTGCGCGTGGACCAGATTGAGGCAAATGCTGCAGGAATGCGGATATCGACGAACCCAGTGAGCGCAGAGACTCCCGAACCCGGACAGATCACCGCGCGGGTGAAAGAAGCCACCCTCAGCGAATTCCTCTCTACCCAACTTCCCTCCGCGGTACGGCAAGTCGACGTCCAGTGCGTGGGCGGTCGAATCCAAGTCGCGGTCATCGCCAAGGTCGTTTTCGAGATCAAAGCGTTGGCGATGTGCCGACTGGAGATCGTCGACGAGCAGCAGATTTTCGTGCGAGTGGAGTCTATTGACCCAGGCGGACCCATCGCCACACTCGTCGAAGGTCAGGTCGATCGGGTCAACCCCGTTTTCGATGCCCGCGACCTTCCGGTACCGACCCGGCTCTTGCGCGCCGAGAGTACGGAAGGCGAATTGCGTGTGTTCGGGGAGTTCCAGCTGAGCTAAGCCATGCCGCTTCAACTCGATTTCGTGACGCTCTTCCCTGAAATGATCGGCCCGGTGCTGGAAACAAGCATCGTCGGGCGAGCCGTTCGCCGGGGGGATGTGGCATACGGAACCGTGAACCCGCGGGACTTCGCAACCGACACGCACCGCACGGTTGACGATCGTCCCTTCGGCGGGGGTCCGGGCATGCTCCTACGTGCGCCAGAAATGATGGCCGCCATCCGCTCCATTCCCTCGGCGGAAGGACGGCGCATCGTGTTCTTCGAGCCCAGTGGCACGATGTTTCGGCAGGCCGATGCCCTACGACTGGCCAAGAGTTCGGCGATCACGTTCGTCTGCGGCCACTATGAGGGAATCGATCAGAGGGTGCTTGACCTGTGCGCGACCGACGTCTTCAGCATGGGCGACTTCATTCTCACCGGCGGAGAGCTCCCTGCCCTTTTGATCGCGGACGCGGTCGTTCGAACCCTTCCCAATGCGCTCGGCTCGGCAGAAAGTCTCGTCGCCGACTCCCACTCGGATGGGCTCCTCTCGGCACCGCAGTACACGCGGCCCGAGGAGTTTGAAGGGATGCGCGTACCGGAGGTCTTGCTCAGCGGCGATCACGGCAAGATCGCCCGGTGGCGCAGGCAAATGCAGCTTCGGACGACCCGCGAACGGCGACCCGATCTATTTTCGACCGCGCCCCTTTCGCGCGATGACTTGGATTTGCTATAATCTGTGTTCGCGCCCGGCTATTGGACCACATCGGGCACCACAAGGATTCAAGACATGTCTAAGCAGCTACTACTCCGAAGCGTCGCCGAGCAGCACATCAAGAGCGACCTGCCCGCCATCAACCCAGGCGACACTGTTCGAGCCCACACCAAGGTTCGTGAAGGCGGCAAGGAGCGGATTCAGATTTTTGAAGGCGTTTGCATTGCTCGCAAGAACGGCGGCATCGCCGAGAACATCACCCTCCGCAAGATCAGCAACGGCGTGGGTGTCGAGCGAACGTTCCCGCTCCACTCGCCGCTCGTCGCAAAATTCGAAGTGACCCGACGAGGCCGAGTGCGACGCGCCAAGCTTTACTACCTGCGCGATAAGGTTGGTAAGGACGCACGCATCAAGGAAAAGCGCTAAACAGTGAACTTCTCGCTGCTGCTGGCTCAGCAGACCATCCCTCAGCAAGAGGGAGTACTCGGAATCATCGATAAAGTCGCTCGCACACAGCTGAGCGTGGTGGTCATGTTCATGGCCGTCTGTACGGTGATCCGGCTGGCGGCGCACTTCATTCTGCTCAAGCCCGTACCGGTGTACCTTCGCGGCGGGGGACACCGTCTCGGCACGATCATCAACGAGATCACCGATGCGATCATCTATGCGGGCATCTTCGTCTTCCTCGTGATCCGGCCGTTCGTGATCCAAACCTTCGTGATCCCATCCGGATCGATGGTCAAGACACTCTTGGTGCACGACTACATCGTCGCTAACAAGATGATCTACCGGTACAGCGAGCCCCAACACGGCGACATCATCGTCTTCAAGCCACCACAGGCCGCAGTCGGAGATGGCGATCGCGATGCTACCGACTTCATCAAGCGGCTCATCGGCATGCCCGGTGACACCATCGAAGTCAAGAATAACATCCTCTACCGCAACGGGCAGAAGGTCGAAGAGCCGTACAAGTTCTTCAGCCGCTCGCTCGACTCGAAGGGAGCAACGTTTGAGGAACTGACGCCGGAGGGGATCGACGCGGTCATGTGGCCCGATTTCAAGCTGGTGGAGTACAACGGCAAGCCGTTCCCAGTCAACGTTTCGGGCATGATGGTCAATGATAAAGGGATGTTTGCGCCGCAGTACCAGGCCACCTCCTTAGACGAAGCCGCCAAGCTCCGCTCACTGCCGCCGATGAAGATCCCGCCTGGCTATTACTTCATGATGGGCGACAACCGCTTCGGCTCACTCGATAGCCGGTTCTGGGGGCTCATTCAGCGCGACGACATCATCGGTCGCGCCGAATGCATCTGGTTCCCATTCAACCGCTGGCGATTCGTCCGCTAAGTTAGCGTGCCTTTCGGCGTCGCGCGATCAGCACAAGCCCCGCGCCCATGGCTAGCCAGGTGCCTGGCTCGGGGGCCAGAATCGTCGAGACGCCCGCCACCTTTCCGCCAGACCAACCGAATCCACCGACAAGTTCGACCGTGTTGGTCTGCGGCTCGATGAAATACACCGCCCGAGCGGAAGAGCTGATGCTCTGGAAGTCTTGAACGTTCACCCACCGCCCGGAGTGAGTCCGCGCGGAATTGCTACTGATGAACGCTTCATCGGAACCGAGCGCGCTGCTAGTGATGTTGGAGCTTGTCAGTGCTACGGTTGAACTAACTCGCTTGAAAGATCCCGCCGCGTAGGCGGACTGGGTCTTGCCCCATACGATCAGGTCACTTCCGTCGAGCCCCACTCCAACGTACTCGTTTGCGGCTGAGACGCCAACCTGGAACTGGCTCGAGATATTCAAAAGCCCGGAAGCAGTATGGAGGTTCCGATAGTAGGTACGCCCCGCTATGTACGAGAAGGAGGCGAATGACAAATCCGGAAGTTGAACTGCTCCAACAGGGGTATCGCCGGCAACCAGGACTACATTAGTAACCAGCGTTCCTGTCGTGGGGTTGAACACACCGATTGTCGTGGCGTCGGTCACAAGGATATTCCCGTTGGCCATCGGACTTAGCTGTTTGATCCCGCTCTTCCCAGACGCAAAGGAGCCCAGATACTCGCCGGTGAAGTGGTTAAAGCGGTGAATACGGCCAAACGAGTCGCTGGCGTAGGTCCGGTTGGCACTCGCGATGGAAGTCATCGAGGTGACGTTCTTGCACTGGAAGTTTGAAAACGTACCCAGCGAGATTCGGTTCTCCAGGTCGTACCGGTAGAAAGTCCCCGACGTACTCGCCGTGATGAGCATCTCGTACGAGGCATGCGCTCCAGCCGCACCGAACGCAACACAACCAACAATCAACCAATGCCGTCCAAACATGAACCTATTCTATGGCAAGTTGGACGAATTGAAGACTGAATTTTGCGAGTTTTCCGTCAACAGTGGGGTTGCAGTGGTGGGCAGTGAGGGGCTCGAACCCCCGACATCCTCGGTGTAAGCGAGGCGCTCTACCAACTGAGCTAACTGCCCGATGCGCCGATAATTTACCTGAATCCCTGACATTCCGCGCCTCAGGCGACGTTACTGGTAGTAATGACGGCCCCACGCAAAGGTATAACGGCCCTATGAAGCAGATGCTGCTTGCACTGGCTCCATGGATGGCGATGATTGCAGCAGCGCAGGACAGCGGTCCAGTGTCGGTGGCGTACACCCATTACGGCACTTTTGAGCGGGGACTTACCCGCGTCAAGGACGACGTACTTGCGACTGAAACCGCGCTCGAACAGTGGGGCTGGAAGGTTGACCTCCACCGTAACGACGCGACGGTGTCCGCCGAGTCGCGCCGACTCCAGGTGCCGCTCATTCAAGTCGATGGCACCGCACTCATCTCGCTGAAGGACTGCCTGAAGCAACTTGGCGCAAACGGCGAGTGGATCGACGGGACGAACCAGTTCGTGGTCACCGCCGCCGTCCGCAACATCACCCTCGCCAACGGCAAACTTTCGCTTGACACGACCCTGGACGTCTGGCCAAAACTCGGTCGACTGTCGAACCCCAGCCGCCTCGTGATCGACCTGGAAGGGGCATCGTACTCTTCTGGCAACCCCTATCGGTTTGAACTTCCCCAAGGTGTGCGGATCGCGCAATACCGACGCAACACATTCCGGATCGTCATTGAGGACCCTAAGACGGCCTCCGCGCCCGAACCTCGGTTAACGCCCGGTCGAAGCTTTGACATTGATCTGCGGCCGCTCGGGGTGGCCAACAACCCGACGACCATCATCACCCGGGACGCGCAGCCGGTCAAGCCGGTCGAGGACGGCAGTTCCAGTGCAACTGACAAGCCCGCCGAATCGGCGGTGAGCGGCTTCCCCGGGGTGCTCCCCAAGAACGATCCGAAGCCGCCAGTCAAATCGAACGACCCCGTCGTCAATCCCGATAGTTTCGACCCAAATGGGAAGCAGGCAGCGATTCCCATGCCCGTCGTGCAGCCGGTCACCATCTCCAAACCGCGATTGGTGCCGCAAAAGAGTGGCGATCTACTCGTGGTCTTCCCTATCTCGCGACGGCTGCAGAACCCAGCAAGCAGCAAGTACGCCGATTTGACCCAGATCGAAATTCTGGTACCCAACTCCGTCCCCGGGTCCCCGGTGATGAGCCGCAACCTCGCAGAGAGTCTGAAAGGGCTGGAACTGAGCGCGGCTGGAGTCAGCGACAGTCGCATATCGTTGACCACGTCCCGACCCATGGGCGTACGGGTCAGCAACACCGCGACTGAACTGAGCATCTTGCTCGTCCGGCCCAAAGTTTCGAACTCGCGACTGGCGGGCAAGACCATCGTCGTCGATGCGGGCCACGGTGGGACCGACTCGGGTGCAGTTAGCCCCGACGGCAAAGTCTACGAGAAGAACATCACGCTCAAGGTAGCAAAGTTCCTTGCCGAGGAACTGACCGATGAGGGCGCACAGGCTGTCATGACGCGCATCGACGACGTCAAGATTGCCCTCGGAGAGCGCAGCGCGATCGCGAATCGCTTGACGGCCGACCTGTTCATCAGTATTCATGTCAACTCGAACAAGGTGAACAACTCGCGTTCCGGGTGCTACATCTTCCACCACAAGCAGGACCCGCTCGGTATCCTGCTGGCAGAGTGCATCGCACGCGAGATCGCCAAAGTCAGCAATCTTCCCAACCTGGGCGCGATCAGCGACGGACGCATCTACTCCAGCGGATTCGCCGTGCTGCGAAATTCGACAATGCCCGGAGTGCTCTGCGAACTCGGATTTATCAACCACTCTACGGATCGAGCCCGGCTCATTCAGGAAGAGTATCAAACCGCGGTGGCCAAGGCCATCGTAAAAGGAATCAAGGTCTATCTAGGCGATGCCCAAAGCAACTAAGTCTCGTCGTTCTGGAATGCGCCCCGCGACCGTGCTCACCTTGTTGGGACTTGGCGGGCTCGCGGCGACCTTCGCGTACGTCAAACTTGCGCCCGCGGACCGGGTGCCCGAAGCTCAGTTGCGCACCGACTCAGCGGCTCCGGCCAAGAACGTCCCCGCTGCGACGGATCGCCCCATCGTCGAGAGCAAGAGCGTACGCGTCCTGCGGCCGGTCTACGAGAACGACACGCTGAAGTTTGTGAAATCTGACCGATCGATCAAGAAGGATGAGAACCCTTACCTGGTCGCGGTCAACGGATTCCTAGAGGCAGCCAAGGTGGCTCCGCGCGACGCCGTGGCCAAGAGCGCGACCAAGAGCGGCAATGTGCTTGTGATCGATTTCACCACGTCATTTGAGCAAACCTACGGCACTGAGGACGAGAACACGCTGCTCAATGGGTTGCGAGAGACCGCCAAACAATTTCCCGGGGTCGAGCGGATTCGCATTACGGTCGATGGCCACGCCATCGAGACCTTGGGCAATGTCGATCTGACTCAGGACATCTTGGTCAACGACTGATCGTGCGGTCGCTTGCGCGGCCATCGCAGGTCGACCAATCGGATCAGCAGCCAAGCCGCGCCACATCCGGTCGCCCATCCGAGCAACACTTGCGAGGGGTAATGCGCCCCTACGTAGATCCTGCTGAGTCCCGTCAAGAGCGCGACAACAACCCACGGCCAACCCCACCGACCAAAGTACGCCACAAAGGCAAACGCCACGAACGCCATGTTCGCGCTGTGGGCACTGGCGGTGCCCATGCTTTGGCTCATGCCGACACGAACAACCGCATCGGCAAGCTCATTTCCTGGGCGTGCGAACGGGATCATCTTCCAGAGGTCGGTGAGGAAGTTCGCGAAGATCCACCCCAACCCTGCCACGAGTCCTCCGACTCGGGTCGCCGGTCGCCAAACGAGCCACACCAACAGCACCGCCAAGATGATCTTCATTACGAACCCGTCGGTCCCCTTGCTCAGGAACAGCATTAGGGGTTCCAACCCATCTGGCCAGCGGTTGATCCAGTGGAAGAGTGCGCGATCCAACCCGTTCACGTGCGCCAGTGTACTTAGGACCGCTTTGCAGTTTCTGGTACAACCGGGCCCATGAATGAAGCGAATGTGTCGGCCTTATGGGGTGCACTGGCGGGGGCAACTCTCAGCGCCCCGCTTCGCGGTCGCGCCGCCTTTCGGTCGCTCCGATTCTACGAGCCGATTCCCACCCGGATTGCGCCGCATGACGTACTCGACGTGTGGCTCGCTTGGGCTGAGCACTTCTCTTCGGGCCGATCGCCAGAGGATCTATGCGACACGTGGCGCTTCCACCTTCGCCTCAACGGTCCCGAGTCTGCGTACGGGACGCGCAACCTCGCGTTGGGTTTCCGCGCGCCATTGAGCGGCGGGCTATCGAATCCGCTGCCGCTGGGTGCGGAGGCGCTCGCACGATCCGCCCTCTGGGGCGTGCTTGCGGACGACAGCGCGAACGCCGCAATTTGGGCCAGCTACGATGCCGCCCTCGACCACGCTGACGAAGGTGTCGCATTGAGCATGGCGGTAGCCGCCGCGATCTCCATGGCGCGTCCGGGCCTCACTCCTTTGGACATTGTTGCTGGCGTAGCGCCGTGCTGGAACCGCTGTCCGCAAACGAACCTCCTGGTGTCGTTGGTACAGCGAGAAGTTACGGCCGGCGGCGACCCTTCAACGATCCTCCCCAAAATCGACTCCGCGATGCCGTCACGAGATCCCTTCGATGTACGGCGAGCGTTTGCCTGTCTGGTGTTGGCGTTGCTGGCTGGAGCAGGTGAGTTTGACCGCACCGTTCGGATCGCGGCAGGATGCGGGGGCGCAAGCGACGCCGCGACCATCCCCGCTGCCATGATCGTCGCCAAGCTCGCTGGGGGCGTCCCGGCCGAATGGACCGAAGTTCTTGGAACGGCATACATTTCGGGCGGAGCGCTCACCGCGATGGACGTGCCTATCACTTTGAAGGAGTGGGTGACGAAGATCGCTGGAGCGTCGGCCGCGGAAGAGCCTGAGCCTCAGGTCTTCGAACTCGCCGGTGGTCAGCTGCGGCTTGACGACGAAGGGCAGCAGGACACGCCGACCGATGTGATCGCGGCAACGCCAGCGTGGGCACCGACCTTTCTCGATTCGCGCGAGTTGCACTTCCGGGTAGGTAGCATCGGTGTCGCATGCCGATTTGTGTCGCCCCCGATCCAGAACGGCGAGCGCGGCATCGAGGCGGAGTTGACGTTCCGCAACCTCGGCGCTTCGCAGGTGTCCATCGATCCAAAGTTGACGATCTCCGAAGGCTGGAGGCTTGCGACCAAGCTCACCTCCGCGCGAGTGGACCCAGGCCAAAGCGTCAAGTTTGCGTTTGTGGTCGCTGGACCCAAAGAACCCCTCTCTCCGACGCTTCAACTGCATCTAGACCAGGTGACGATGAACTTCCCTATCCTCGTGGCGGAGACGTGGTTCGGCGCAGGCCCATTTGCAAATGTTGGCGAAGAAGGCTACGACAAGGTTTATCGCTGCGAAGACGTCTTCAACATGGAAGAAGTCTTTAGTGGAAGATCCCAAATGGGTGTCCGTTGGCAGCCGGTGCTCTGGGCCCCGGGGCCGTTCGATACCGAGAGTGCGCTTGTTCATAGCGAGGGCGTTTACTACCTGGCCGCGCGAATACGTTTCGCTCACGCAGGAACAGTGCGCGTCGTCGCGGCGGGATCGCCAGGGGTGGTCGTTAGTGTCGATCGGCAACGGCTCGTCCGGTATCAGCAGGAGCACGTGCCCATCCCGCGGTTGTCCGTGCCCTACGTGGGCGAGTTCCAAGCCGAAGGTACGCATCTCATTATGATCAAGCTCATTCGCAATCGCCAGCCCGCCGCTCCGTTCACGCTGAGCTTCTTCAGCGACACGGGGGAAGTCGTGCGCCCGAGCGAATTTCTGCCACTAGAAGGGTGATCGTTGGCAACGAAGCTCGCGCGTTGGTTGTGGTGGTTGATCCTCAGCTCGATGAGGCGCCCAAGCGTTCGTCTGCTGCAACTCCGGATGCTCCAGCTTCTCCCTGAGCGCCGACAGATGATCGCTCTTGACAATATCCACCGCCAAAACCGTTGGGCAAGGCGCTA
The sequence above is drawn from the Chthonomonas sp. genome and encodes:
- a CDS encoding phosphatase PAP2 family protein; amino-acid sequence: MNGLDRALFHWINRWPDGLEPLMLFLSKGTDGFVMKIILAVLLVWLVWRPATRVGGLVAGLGWIFANFLTDLWKMIPFARPGNELADAVVRVGMSQSMGTASAHSANMAFVAFAFVAYFGRWGWPWVVVALLTGLSRIYVGAHYPSQVLLGWATGCGAAWLLIRLVDLRWPRKRPHDQSLTKMS
- a CDS encoding ADP-ribosylglycohydrolase family protein, which translates into the protein MNEANVSALWGALAGATLSAPLRGRAAFRSLRFYEPIPTRIAPHDVLDVWLAWAEHFSSGRSPEDLCDTWRFHLRLNGPESAYGTRNLALGFRAPLSGGLSNPLPLGAEALARSALWGVLADDSANAAIWASYDAALDHADEGVALSMAVAAAISMARPGLTPLDIVAGVAPCWNRCPQTNLLVSLVQREVTAGGDPSTILPKIDSAMPSRDPFDVRRAFACLVLALLAGAGEFDRTVRIAAGCGGASDAATIPAAMIVAKLAGGVPAEWTEVLGTAYISGGALTAMDVPITLKEWVTKIAGASAAEEPEPQVFELAGGQLRLDDEGQQDTPTDVIAATPAWAPTFLDSRELHFRVGSIGVACRFVSPPIQNGERGIEAELTFRNLGASQVSIDPKLTISEGWRLATKLTSARVDPGQSVKFAFVVAGPKEPLSPTLQLHLDQVTMNFPILVAETWFGAGPFANVGEEGYDKVYRCEDVFNMEEVFSGRSQMGVRWQPVLWAPGPFDTESALVHSEGVYYLAARIRFAHAGTVRVVAAGSPGVVVSVDRQRLVRYQQEHVPIPRLSVPYVGEFQAEGTHLIMIKLIRNRQPAAPFTLSFFSDTGEVVRPSEFLPLEG